One Kineococcus radiotolerans SRS30216 = ATCC BAA-149 DNA window includes the following coding sequences:
- a CDS encoding APC family permease, with product MPSLTDAVKRVLVGRPFRSERLSETLLPKRIALPVFASDALSSVAYAPDEIFLTLSIAGIAAYVFSPWIVGAVVLVMFVVVASYRQNVHAYPSGGGDYEVATVNLGPNAGLTVGSALLVDYVLTVAVSISSGAQYAAAAIPALRGHEALFAVALVLLLMSANLRGLRESGAAFAIPTYIFMFSILGMAVYGLVRLLFGDLPDAPSASLGLAAEHDISGGLTSVAGAFLILRAFSSGAAALTGVEAISNGVPAFQKPKSKNAATTLLLLGLTSVTMLVSIVALARATGVRFAEDPATQLLRDGVPVGDSYVQDPIIGQLAATVFDHLPVAFYVVTAATGVILVLAANTAFNGFPVLGSILARDGFLPKQLHTRGDRLAFSNGIIALAVAAIVLIVAYDAEVTRLIQLYIVGVFVSFTMSQTGMVRHWTRHLRTETDPARRAQMRRSRVINSVGLGLTGLVLVIVLLTKFTQGAYIAILAMVFVFANMKLIRRHYTSVARELEISETAKAKALPTGVRAVVLVSKLHKPTLRALAFARAAKPTELQAVTVAVDPEETASLQQRWEALGVPVPLTVLDSPYREITRPVVEHVKGLRQRYPRDLVVVYVPEYVVGHWWETLLHNQSALRLRARLRYQPGVMVASVPWQLSSSEGLEDRAERAAPGLVRRGTFGPAPSEEDR from the coding sequence GTGCCCTCTCTGACGGACGCGGTCAAGCGCGTACTCGTCGGGCGGCCGTTCCGCAGCGAACGACTGTCCGAGACGCTGCTGCCGAAACGCATCGCGCTGCCCGTCTTCGCCTCCGACGCGCTGAGCTCGGTGGCCTACGCACCCGACGAGATCTTCCTGACCCTCTCCATCGCCGGGATCGCGGCCTACGTGTTCTCGCCGTGGATCGTGGGCGCCGTCGTGCTCGTCATGTTCGTCGTCGTGGCCTCCTACCGGCAGAACGTGCACGCCTACCCCTCCGGGGGCGGGGACTACGAGGTCGCGACGGTCAACCTGGGGCCCAACGCGGGGCTGACGGTGGGCAGCGCGCTGCTGGTCGACTACGTCCTCACCGTGGCCGTGTCGATCTCCTCGGGGGCCCAGTACGCCGCCGCGGCGATCCCCGCGCTGCGCGGGCACGAGGCCCTGTTCGCGGTGGCCCTCGTGCTGCTGCTGATGTCAGCGAACCTGCGCGGGCTGCGCGAGAGCGGCGCCGCGTTCGCGATCCCCACCTACATCTTCATGTTCTCCATCCTCGGGATGGCGGTCTACGGGCTGGTGCGGCTGCTGTTCGGGGACCTGCCCGACGCGCCCAGCGCCTCCCTGGGGCTGGCCGCCGAGCACGACATCTCCGGTGGCCTGACCAGCGTCGCCGGGGCGTTCCTGATCCTGCGGGCCTTCTCCTCCGGCGCCGCCGCCCTCACCGGGGTGGAGGCCATCAGCAACGGGGTGCCGGCGTTCCAGAAGCCCAAGAGCAAGAACGCAGCCACGACCCTGCTGCTGCTCGGCCTGACCAGCGTCACGATGCTCGTGAGCATCGTCGCGCTGGCCCGCGCCACCGGGGTCCGCTTCGCCGAGGACCCCGCCACCCAGCTGCTGCGCGACGGCGTGCCCGTGGGCGACAGCTACGTCCAGGACCCCATCATCGGCCAGCTCGCCGCGACCGTCTTCGACCACCTGCCGGTGGCCTTCTACGTCGTCACCGCCGCCACCGGCGTCATCCTGGTGCTGGCCGCGAACACCGCGTTCAACGGCTTCCCCGTGCTCGGCTCGATCCTTGCCCGCGACGGCTTCCTGCCCAAGCAGCTGCACACCCGGGGCGACCGGCTGGCCTTCTCCAACGGCATCATCGCCCTGGCGGTGGCGGCCATCGTCCTCATCGTCGCCTACGACGCCGAGGTCACCCGCCTCATCCAGCTCTACATCGTGGGGGTCTTCGTGTCCTTCACGATGAGCCAGACCGGCATGGTCCGGCACTGGACCCGGCACCTGCGCACCGAGACCGACCCCGCCCGCCGGGCCCAGATGCGGCGCTCGCGGGTCATCAACTCCGTCGGCCTGGGCCTGACGGGCCTGGTCCTGGTCATCGTCCTGCTGACGAAGTTCACCCAGGGCGCCTACATCGCCATCCTGGCGATGGTCTTCGTGTTCGCGAACATGAAGCTCATCCGCCGCCACTACACCTCGGTGGCCCGCGAGCTGGAGATCAGCGAGACCGCGAAGGCCAAGGCGCTGCCCACCGGCGTGCGGGCGGTGGTGCTGGTCTCGAAGCTGCACAAGCCGACCCTGCGCGCGCTGGCCTTCGCCCGGGCGGCCAAGCCCACCGAGCTGCAGGCGGTGACCGTCGCCGTGGACCCGGAGGAGACCGCCTCGCTGCAGCAGCGGTGGGAGGCCCTCGGCGTCCCCGTGCCGCTGACCGTCCTCGACTCCCCGTACCGGGAGATCACGCGACCGGTCGTGGAGCACGTCAAGGGCCTGCGGCAGCGCTACCCCCGCGACCTCGTCGTGGTCTACGTCCCCGAGTACGTCGTCGGCCACTGGTGGGAGACCCTGCTGCACAACCAGTCCGCCCTGCGCCTGCGCGCCCGGTTGCGCTACCAGCCGGGGGTGATGGTGGCCAGCGTCCCCTGGCAGCTGAGCAGCTCGGAGGGCCTGGAGGACCGCGCGGAGCGCGCCGCCCCCGGCCTCGTCCGGCGCGGGACCTTCGGTCCCGCCCCCAGCGAGGAGGACCGGTGA
- a CDS encoding potassium channel family protein, whose protein sequence is MHFVIMGCGRVGSSLAVTVEQRGHSVAVIDQNADAFRRLGPTFAGRRVTGVGFDHDTLVEAGIHEAGAFAAVSSGDNSNILAARVAREKFDVDNVVARIYDPGRAEIYERLGIPTIATVRWTADQVLRRLVPQGALSEFRDPSGRVVLVETIVHEGWTGRPLSALEAAAGVRVAYVTRLGQGIVPTRGMAFQDGDVVHVVVADERLGQATALLAAAPEGDS, encoded by the coding sequence GTGCACTTCGTGATCATGGGCTGCGGCCGGGTGGGCTCGAGCCTGGCGGTCACCGTCGAGCAGCGCGGGCACAGCGTGGCCGTCATCGACCAGAACGCCGACGCCTTCCGCCGCCTGGGCCCGACCTTCGCCGGCCGCCGCGTGACGGGGGTGGGCTTCGACCACGACACCCTCGTCGAGGCGGGCATCCACGAGGCCGGCGCCTTCGCCGCGGTGTCCTCCGGCGACAACTCCAACATCCTCGCCGCCCGCGTGGCGCGGGAGAAGTTCGACGTCGACAACGTCGTGGCCCGCATCTACGACCCCGGCCGGGCCGAGATCTACGAGCGGCTGGGCATCCCCACCATCGCCACCGTCCGCTGGACCGCCGACCAGGTCCTGCGCCGCCTGGTGCCCCAGGGGGCGCTGAGCGAGTTCCGCGACCCCTCCGGGCGTGTCGTGCTCGTCGAGACCATCGTCCACGAGGGCTGGACCGGCCGTCCGCTGTCCGCGCTGGAGGCCGCGGCCGGGGTGCGGGTGGCCTACGTGACGCGGCTGGGCCAGGGGATCGTCCCCACCCGGGGCATGGCCTTCCAGGACGGCGACGTGGTGCACGTCGTCGTCGCCGACGAACGGCTGGGGCAGGCCACCGCCCTGCTCGCCGCCGCTCCCGAGGGGGACTCCTGA
- a CDS encoding potassium channel family protein, translating to MRVVIAGAGIVGRSIARELLGNGHRVLLIDRSPAAMKITSVPDAQWLLADACEIVSLDEAELADCDVVVAATGDDKANLVVSLLAKTEYGVPRTVARVNNPKNEWLFDEAWGVDVAVSTPRLMTALVEEAVSVGELVRLFTFQQGRSSLAEYTLQGGSSVMGRTVGEVTWPEDTVLVAIVRADRPLSPSPDDVLEDGDHLLFLSVPDAEAALRTMLGTP from the coding sequence ATGCGCGTGGTCATCGCCGGCGCCGGCATCGTCGGCCGGTCCATCGCCCGCGAGCTGCTCGGGAACGGCCACCGCGTGCTGCTCATCGACCGCAGCCCCGCCGCCATGAAGATCACCAGCGTGCCCGACGCCCAGTGGCTGCTGGCCGACGCCTGCGAGATCGTCAGCCTCGACGAGGCCGAGCTCGCCGACTGCGACGTCGTGGTGGCCGCGACCGGCGACGACAAGGCGAACCTCGTCGTGTCGCTGCTGGCCAAGACCGAGTACGGCGTCCCGCGCACGGTGGCGCGGGTGAACAACCCCAAGAACGAGTGGCTCTTCGACGAGGCGTGGGGCGTCGACGTGGCCGTGTCGACCCCGCGGCTCATGACGGCCCTGGTCGAGGAGGCCGTGAGCGTCGGCGAGCTCGTCCGCCTGTTCACCTTCCAGCAGGGGCGTTCCTCGCTGGCGGAGTACACCCTGCAGGGCGGGAGCTCGGTGATGGGGCGGACCGTCGGTGAGGTCACCTGGCCGGAGGACACCGTGCTGGTCGCGATCGTGCGGGCCGACCGCCCCCTGTCTCCCAGTCCCGACGACGTCCTGGAGGACGGGGACCACCTGCTGTTCCTCTCGGTGCCCGACGCCGAGGCGGCCCTGCGGACGATGCTGGGCACCCCGTGA
- a CDS encoding DUF3159 domain-containing protein: MSAPPPAPPATVEDLVRQRLSSALGGWRGVLDSAAPALAFLVGWIVTHDLLVSVGASLAVLLVALVARIARRETLQHVLGGIITTAVAAFIASRTGRAQDVFLPGILVNLGLAVVFAVSMVARWPVVGFVVGAVTDDPTAWRRDRGVVALCQKLTGLLLAGYVLRVAVQLPLYLAGNTTALAVSKLVLGWPLLVAGVAIAGLILLRGSTPLAPPEGPATARD; this comes from the coding sequence GTGAGCGCTCCGCCGCCCGCGCCGCCCGCGACCGTCGAGGACCTCGTCCGGCAGCGGTTGTCCTCGGCCCTGGGCGGCTGGCGCGGGGTGCTCGACTCCGCCGCTCCGGCGCTGGCCTTCCTCGTGGGCTGGATCGTCACCCACGACCTGCTGGTGTCGGTCGGTGCCTCCCTCGCCGTCCTGCTCGTGGCGCTGGTGGCGCGCATCGCCCGCCGCGAGACCCTGCAGCACGTCCTGGGCGGCATCATCACCACGGCGGTCGCGGCGTTCATCGCCTCCCGCACCGGCCGGGCGCAGGACGTCTTCCTGCCCGGCATCCTCGTCAACCTCGGTCTCGCCGTCGTCTTCGCGGTGTCGATGGTCGCCCGCTGGCCCGTCGTGGGCTTCGTCGTCGGCGCCGTCACCGACGACCCCACGGCCTGGCGCCGCGACCGCGGCGTCGTCGCGCTGTGCCAGAAGCTCACCGGGCTGCTGCTGGCCGGCTACGTGCTGCGGGTGGCGGTCCAACTGCCGCTCTACCTCGCCGGGAACACCACGGCCCTCGCCGTGAGCAAGCTCGTCCTCGGCTGGCCGCTGCTGGTGGCCGGGGTGGCCATCGCCGGGCTGATCCTGCTCCGGGGGAGCACCCCGCTCGCCCCGCCGGAGGGGCCGGCGACCGCCCGGGACTGA
- a CDS encoding OB-fold nucleic acid binding domain-containing protein, with amino-acid sequence MGAVSKSSVLSAPLWRRALARFTASESDLAAEEAQEDAVRHGGTPCGQVPDRTRACLCGTLRSVTLRPRGGVPALEAELFDGSGSVSLVWLGRRRIAGVEVGRRVKAQGLVACDDGQRVIFNPVYELLCSEKA; translated from the coding sequence GTGGGTGCCGTGTCGAAGTCCTCAGTGCTGAGCGCGCCGCTGTGGCGGCGTGCGCTCGCGCGTTTCACCGCCTCCGAGTCCGACCTGGCCGCCGAGGAGGCCCAGGAGGACGCCGTCCGCCACGGGGGCACCCCGTGCGGGCAGGTCCCCGACCGCACCCGGGCCTGCCTGTGCGGGACCCTGCGCTCGGTGACGCTGCGCCCGCGCGGCGGGGTCCCGGCGCTGGAGGCCGAGCTGTTCGACGGCTCCGGGTCGGTGTCCCTGGTGTGGCTGGGCCGTCGCCGGATCGCCGGGGTCGAGGTCGGCCGGCGGGTCAAGGCCCAGGGCCTCGTCGCCTGCGACGACGGCCAGCGGGTCATCTTCAACCCGGTCTACGAGCTCCTCTGCTCCGAGAAGGCGTGA
- a CDS encoding DUF3710 domain-containing protein, producing MSLFRRRKVAESAVQDGSAAGAESATTAESGAEVPSAAAGVVDDPEARAAAEAGAPARTVAPEAFDRTGGPFDAAEVEDEDGRLALGGLRVAGREGMELRFEVEEASQRVIAVTIGMNGSTVQLQTFAAPRSSGVWDEIRTEIAAAVAAQGGAAEEQDGPLGRELLCRLPVRTEDGRTAHQPTRFVGVDGPRWFLRAVFAGPAAHDPAAAAELESVVRDVVVVRGSEAMAPRELIPLSLPPQPGAPAAAAPGPAPREGQEELKPFERGPEITEVR from the coding sequence GTGAGCCTGTTCCGCCGCCGCAAGGTCGCCGAGTCCGCCGTCCAGGACGGGTCGGCGGCCGGTGCCGAGAGCGCCACCACCGCCGAGAGCGGGGCCGAGGTCCCCTCGGCCGCCGCCGGGGTCGTGGACGACCCCGAGGCCCGCGCGGCCGCCGAGGCCGGCGCCCCCGCCCGCACGGTCGCCCCCGAGGCCTTCGACCGCACCGGCGGCCCCTTCGACGCCGCCGAGGTCGAGGACGAGGACGGGCGGCTGGCGCTGGGCGGTCTGCGCGTGGCCGGGCGGGAGGGCATGGAGCTGCGCTTCGAGGTCGAGGAGGCCTCCCAGCGCGTCATCGCCGTGACGATCGGGATGAACGGGTCGACGGTGCAGCTGCAGACCTTCGCCGCCCCCCGCAGCAGCGGGGTCTGGGACGAGATCCGCACGGAGATCGCCGCGGCCGTCGCCGCCCAGGGCGGGGCCGCCGAGGAGCAGGACGGCCCGCTGGGCCGCGAGCTGCTGTGCCGCCTGCCGGTGCGGACCGAGGACGGGCGCACCGCCCACCAGCCGACCCGCTTCGTCGGGGTCGACGGGCCCCGCTGGTTCCTGCGCGCGGTGTTCGCCGGTCCCGCCGCCCACGACCCGGCCGCGGCCGCGGAGCTGGAGTCCGTGGTGCGCGACGTCGTCGTCGTCCGCGGCTCCGAGGCGATGGCCCCCCGCGAGCTGATCCCGCTCTCGCTGCCCCCCCAGCCCGGCGCCCCCGCCGCCGCGGCGCCCGGACCGGCCCCGCGCGAGGGGCAGGAGGAGCTCAAGCCCTTCGAGCGCGGACCCGAGATCACTGAGGTGCGCTGA
- the dut gene encoding dUTP diphosphatase: MTDQLQPTLAVQTVLTVPEALPTYAHPGDAGADLTTRVDVVVGPGERVNVPTGVSIALPAGYAAFVVPRSGLAAKRGLTTLNAPGTVDAGYRGEIRVTLHNTDLREAVELRAGDRIAQLVVQRVERVEFVPVPQLPGSARGAGGHGSTGGSEALHPHRPTVGTTPSTTPSVTPEERP; the protein is encoded by the coding sequence GTGACCGACCAGCTCCAGCCGACCCTCGCGGTCCAGACGGTGCTCACCGTCCCCGAGGCGCTGCCGACCTACGCCCACCCGGGCGATGCCGGCGCCGACCTCACCACCCGCGTCGACGTCGTCGTGGGGCCGGGGGAGCGGGTCAACGTCCCCACCGGGGTCTCCATCGCCCTGCCGGCGGGCTACGCGGCGTTCGTGGTCCCGCGCTCGGGACTGGCCGCCAAGCGCGGTCTCACCACCCTGAACGCGCCGGGGACGGTGGACGCGGGCTACCGCGGCGAGATCCGGGTCACCCTGCACAACACCGACCTGCGCGAGGCCGTCGAGCTGCGCGCGGGGGACCGCATCGCCCAGCTCGTCGTGCAGCGCGTCGAGCGCGTGGAGTTCGTGCCGGTGCCGCAGCTGCCGGGATCCGCCCGCGGCGCCGGGGGGCACGGCTCCACCGGGGGCAGCGAGGCCCTCCACCCCCACCGGCCGACCGTCGGCACCACTCCCAGCACCACCCCGAGCGTCACCCCCGAGGAGCGACCGTGA
- a CDS encoding DUF3093 domain-containing protein → MQSVVRETGWDGRERWWPAVTTWLSWLPAVFGGALVALPIWGPRGALVGALLGAALAVGVLLSLAWTTSLTDTEFRVGRARLPLDVVDGVDVVARGERRAALGPGLDARAHLAIRSWIPTAVRIHLADPHDPTPYWVVSTRHPQRLAAEIRRRSRCR, encoded by the coding sequence GTGCAGAGCGTGGTGCGGGAGACGGGGTGGGACGGCCGCGAGCGGTGGTGGCCGGCGGTCACGACCTGGCTGTCGTGGTTGCCCGCGGTCTTCGGGGGCGCGCTGGTCGCGCTGCCGATCTGGGGTCCGCGGGGCGCGCTCGTCGGGGCGCTCCTCGGCGCCGCGCTGGCCGTGGGCGTGCTCCTCAGCCTCGCCTGGACCACGAGCCTGACCGACACCGAGTTCCGGGTCGGGCGGGCCCGGCTGCCGCTCGACGTCGTCGACGGGGTCGACGTCGTCGCGCGCGGGGAGCGCCGCGCGGCGCTGGGGCCGGGGCTGGACGCCCGGGCCCACCTGGCGATCCGGTCGTGGATCCCGACGGCGGTGCGGATCCACCTCGCCGACCCCCACGACCCCACGCCCTACTGGGTGGTCTCGACCCGCCACCCGCAGCGGCTGGCCGCGGAGATCAGGCGGCGCAGTCGCTGCAGATGA
- a CDS encoding DUF4193 domain-containing protein codes for MATDYDAPRKNDDELNEDSIEELKARRTDKSSGAVDEDETEAAEGFELPGADLSNEELSVRVLPRQQDEFTCTSCFLVVHRSQLHEQPDGRIICSDCAA; via the coding sequence ATGGCGACCGACTACGACGCACCGCGCAAGAACGACGACGAGCTGAACGAGGACTCCATCGAGGAGCTCAAGGCCCGTCGCACGGACAAGAGCTCGGGCGCCGTCGACGAGGACGAGACGGAGGCGGCCGAGGGCTTCGAGCTGCCCGGGGCCGACCTGTCCAACGAGGAGCTGTCGGTGCGGGTCCTCCCGCGCCAGCAGGACGAGTTCACCTGCACCAGCTGCTTCCTGGTGGTGCACCGCAGCCAGCTGCACGAGCAGCCGGACGGGCGCATCATCTGCAGCGACTGCGCCGCCTGA
- a CDS encoding inositol monophosphatase family protein has product MNEELREVAVAVALAAGELVSAGRPDRVEVASTKSSPTDVVTAMDTASEQLLRTELARVRPEDGFLGEEGGHRPGRSGLTWVVDPIDGTVNYLYGLRAYAVSVAVVRAADPAARPDPATWTVLAGAVVDPSQGETWSAALGGGARLTDARGTRALTAPTGPELGQALVATGFGYDARRRAEQAAVVARLLPRVRDLRRVGAASLDLCSVAAGRVDAYYERGLKPWDLAAGALVAAEAGAVVTDFTGAAAGGHGLVAASRDLHPHLLRALADAGAGDPGVGDPGVDDPGTDDGA; this is encoded by the coding sequence GTGAACGAGGAGCTGCGCGAGGTCGCCGTCGCGGTGGCCCTGGCGGCCGGGGAGCTCGTCTCCGCCGGCCGCCCGGACCGCGTGGAGGTCGCCTCGACCAAGTCCAGCCCCACCGACGTGGTGACGGCCATGGACACCGCCTCCGAGCAGCTGCTGCGCACCGAGCTGGCCCGGGTGCGCCCCGAGGACGGGTTCCTGGGGGAGGAGGGGGGGCACCGGCCCGGCCGCAGCGGGCTGACCTGGGTCGTCGACCCCATCGACGGCACGGTGAACTACCTCTACGGGCTGCGCGCCTACGCCGTGAGCGTCGCCGTGGTGCGCGCCGCCGACCCCGCCGCCCGGCCCGACCCGGCCACCTGGACCGTCCTGGCCGGGGCGGTCGTGGACCCCTCCCAGGGCGAGACGTGGTCGGCCGCCCTGGGGGGCGGGGCCCGGCTCACCGACGCGCGGGGCACCCGGGCGCTGACCGCGCCGACGGGACCGGAGCTGGGGCAGGCGCTGGTGGCCACGGGGTTCGGCTACGACGCCCGCCGCCGCGCGGAGCAGGCGGCGGTGGTGGCCCGGCTGCTGCCGCGGGTGCGCGACCTGCGCCGGGTCGGGGCGGCGTCCCTGGACCTCTGCTCGGTGGCCGCGGGGCGCGTCGACGCCTACTACGAGCGCGGCCTGAAGCCGTGGGACCTCGCCGCCGGGGCCCTGGTGGCCGCGGAGGCCGGGGCGGTCGTCACCGACTTCACCGGCGCGGCCGCCGGCGGTCACGGGCTGGTGGCTGCCTCGCGCGACCTGCACCCGCACCTGCTGCGGGCCCTGGCCGACGCCGGGGCCGGCGACCCCGGGGTGGGCGACCCCGGGGTGGACGACCCCGGGACGGACGACGGAGCCTGA
- a CDS encoding ferrochelatase, which produces MTDASPIDLPYDALLLLSFGGPEGPDDVMPFLENVTRGRGIPRERLEAVAEHYLHFGGRSPINDQNKELLAQLRVELDARGLAGLPLLWGNRNWEPYVTDVLREAHEAGARRVLTVFTSAYSSYSSCRQYREDLGKALQALAEEGRSLEVDKIRHYFNHPAFTDVNAQAVAAALEELPEPARAGARVVFVTHSVPDAMNDVSGPPAAGGGAYVRQHLDVAAEVARRAGERAGRELAWDLVYCSRSGPPTQPWLEPDVNDHLRELHAAGVPGVVVAPIGFVSDHMEVKFDLDTEAAETAEEIGLPFARAATVGAHAQFVAGLVDLVEERAAEARGGSPARPATGALGASHTVCPVDCCRNLRAQVPAATGEDYRAPAVARG; this is translated from the coding sequence GTGACCGACGCGAGCCCGATCGACCTGCCGTACGACGCCCTGCTGCTGCTCTCCTTCGGGGGGCCGGAGGGCCCCGACGACGTCATGCCGTTCCTGGAGAACGTCACGCGGGGGCGCGGCATCCCGCGCGAGCGCCTCGAGGCCGTGGCCGAGCACTACCTGCACTTCGGCGGCCGCAGCCCCATCAACGACCAGAACAAGGAGCTGCTGGCCCAGCTGCGGGTGGAGCTCGACGCCCGCGGGCTGGCGGGCCTGCCGCTGCTGTGGGGCAACCGCAACTGGGAGCCCTACGTCACCGACGTCCTGCGCGAGGCCCACGAGGCCGGGGCCCGGCGGGTCCTCACCGTCTTCACCAGCGCCTACTCCTCGTACTCCAGCTGCCGGCAGTACCGGGAGGACCTGGGCAAGGCGCTGCAGGCGCTGGCCGAGGAGGGCCGCTCCCTGGAGGTCGACAAGATCCGGCACTACTTCAACCACCCGGCGTTCACCGACGTCAACGCCCAGGCCGTGGCCGCCGCCCTGGAGGAGCTCCCCGAGCCCGCCCGCGCGGGCGCGCGCGTGGTCTTCGTCACCCACAGCGTCCCCGACGCCATGAACGACGTCTCCGGCCCGCCCGCCGCGGGCGGCGGCGCCTACGTGCGCCAGCACCTCGACGTGGCCGCCGAGGTCGCCCGCCGGGCGGGGGAGCGCGCCGGGCGGGAGCTGGCCTGGGACCTCGTCTACTGCTCCCGCAGCGGCCCGCCCACCCAGCCGTGGCTGGAGCCCGACGTCAACGACCACCTGCGCGAGCTGCACGCCGCCGGGGTGCCCGGCGTCGTCGTCGCCCCGATCGGCTTCGTCAGCGACCACATGGAGGTCAAGTTCGACCTCGACACCGAGGCCGCCGAGACCGCCGAGGAGATCGGCCTGCCCTTCGCCCGGGCCGCCACCGTCGGTGCCCACGCCCAGTTCGTGGCCGGCCTCGTCGACCTCGTGGAGGAGCGGGCCGCGGAGGCGCGCGGCGGCAGCCCCGCCCGTCCGGCCACCGGCGCCCTCGGCGCCTCGCACACGGTGTGCCCGGTGGACTGCTGCCGCAACCTGCGCGCCCAGGTGCCCGCCGCGACGGGCGAGGACTACCGCGCCCCGGCCGTGGCCCGCGGGTGA
- the sepH gene encoding septation protein SepH, which translates to MQDLRLVGVHDDGEHVVLVATDGGRYRLRVDEALRAAVRRDRARLGQLQIQMEAQLRPRDIQARIRAGETAEDVAAAGGLTLEHVRRYEGPVLAERAHVAGLARRTPHGRSAAAGSLDDVVVARLSARAVDPDGARWDAWREDDGSWTVQCEFVAGGRGRVARWGFDPSARVLSAHDDEARWLSEEEPSEPGPLPSRRLVSVAGEGRADRSGERVYDVEADGGVRSNPTDDLLDALDAQRGVRPEAARPPEPAAEAPEAELRVDALTADPPPAHPAASAPQDLEDRTVLPGPDPEPALDAEPALDAEPSPAAEPEPAPEAEPAPAPEPEPAQAEAAAEPAPVPEGPAGPPAPRRRNRSAKRAGGASGSKRPSVPSWDDIMFGTKKD; encoded by the coding sequence ATGCAGGACCTGAGGCTCGTCGGGGTCCACGACGACGGTGAGCACGTCGTGCTCGTGGCGACCGACGGCGGCCGGTACCGGCTGCGGGTCGACGAGGCGCTGCGCGCTGCCGTGCGCCGCGACCGCGCCCGCCTGGGTCAGCTGCAGATCCAGATGGAGGCGCAGCTGCGCCCGCGCGACATCCAGGCCCGGATCCGGGCCGGGGAGACCGCCGAGGACGTCGCCGCCGCCGGGGGGCTGACCCTGGAGCACGTCCGCCGCTACGAGGGTCCCGTGCTGGCCGAGCGCGCCCACGTCGCGGGGCTGGCCCGGCGGACCCCGCACGGCCGCTCCGCGGCGGCGGGCAGCCTCGACGACGTGGTCGTGGCCCGGCTCTCCGCCCGCGCGGTCGACCCCGACGGCGCCCGCTGGGACGCCTGGCGCGAGGACGACGGCTCCTGGACGGTGCAGTGCGAGTTCGTCGCCGGGGGCCGCGGCCGGGTGGCGCGCTGGGGCTTCGACCCCTCGGCCCGGGTGCTGTCCGCCCACGACGACGAGGCCCGCTGGCTGAGCGAGGAGGAGCCGTCCGAGCCGGGGCCGCTGCCCTCCCGTCGCCTGGTGTCGGTGGCCGGCGAGGGGCGCGCGGACCGCTCCGGCGAACGCGTCTACGACGTGGAGGCCGACGGCGGGGTCCGCTCGAATCCGACCGACGACCTGCTCGACGCGCTGGACGCGCAGCGGGGGGTGCGGCCGGAGGCCGCCCGGCCCCCCGAGCCCGCGGCGGAGGCCCCGGAGGCGGAGCTGCGCGTGGACGCGCTGACCGCGGACCCCCCGCCCGCGCACCCGGCGGCGTCGGCCCCGCAGGACCTCGAGGACCGGACCGTGCTGCCCGGCCCCGACCCGGAGCCCGCGCTCGACGCCGAGCCCGCGCTCGACGCCGAGCCGTCCCCCGCGGCCGAGCCGGAACCCGCACCGGAGGCGGAACCCGCCCCCGCGCCCGAACCCGAGCCCGCCCAGGCGGAGGCCGCGGCGGAACCGGCGCCCGTCCCCGAGGGCCCGGCCGGACCGCCCGCCCCCCGTCGTCGCAACCGTTCCGCGAAGCGGGCCGGCGGCGCCTCCGGGTCCAAGCGCCCCAGCGTCCCCAGCTGGGACGACATCATGTTCGGCACCAAGAAGGACTGA